A DNA window from Pseudomonas wuhanensis contains the following coding sequences:
- a CDS encoding DcrB-related protein produces the protein MTYRINEFQFQLPAGELQDASINILKFPELGTSLIVSRSLLAEGETLQSNFDDQLKRLEKQVQDLRFQPGVAVRLGAGQEVEGIELRSQFNKGNDKVFQYQLALVLPGTRKMLALSYVKAEKLGDAEAAHWATIKSSLLFDVPA, from the coding sequence ATGACTTACCGAATCAATGAATTCCAGTTCCAACTGCCGGCAGGCGAACTGCAAGACGCGTCGATCAACATCCTCAAGTTCCCTGAACTGGGCACTTCGCTGATTGTCAGCCGCAGCTTGCTGGCCGAGGGCGAAACCCTGCAAAGCAACTTCGACGACCAGCTCAAGCGCCTGGAAAAACAAGTGCAAGACTTGCGCTTTCAACCGGGCGTCGCCGTGCGCCTGGGCGCCGGCCAGGAAGTCGAAGGCATCGAGTTGCGCAGCCAGTTCAACAAGGGCAACGACAAAGTCTTCCAATACCAGTTGGCACTGGTGTTGCCCGGCACCCGCAAAATGCTCGCCCTGAGCTACGTGAAGGCGGAAAAACTCGGCGATGCCGAAGCCGCGCATTGGGCGACCATCAAGAGTTCGTTGCTGTTCGACGTTCCGGCCTGA
- the tssH gene encoding type VI secretion system ATPase TssH — protein sequence MGEISRAALFGKLNSVAYKAIEAATVFCKLRGNPYVELAHWFHQLLQLQDSDLHRIIRQFNIEPARLARDLTEALDRLPRGSTSITDLSSHVEEAVERGWVYGSLMFGESQVRTGYLVLGILKTPSLRHGLLGLSAEFDKIKVEALSERFDEYVGDSPENALSASDGFNAGSVPGEASGAMAPSAMGKQEALKRFTVDLTEQARSGKLDPIVGRDEEIRQLVDILMRRRQNNPILTGEAGVGKTAVVEGFALRIVAGDVPPALKDVELRSLDVGLLQAGASMKGEFEQRLRQVIEDVQASPKPIILFIDEAHTLVGAGGAAGTGDAANLLKPALARGTLRTVAATTWAEYKKHIEKDPALTRRFQVVQVAEPSEDKALLMMRGVASTMEKHHQVQILDEALEASVKLSHRYIPARQLPDKSVSLLDTACARVAISLHAVPAEVDDSRRRIEALETELQIIAREHAIGIVIGARQTQSENLLSAERERLAELESRWAEEKTLVDELLATRATLRERVGVVDSEDGSETSHALREKLVDLQQRLSTLQGETPLILPTVDYQAVASVVADWTGIPVGRMARNELETVLNLDLHLKKRIIGQDHALQMIAKRIQTSRAGLDNPSKPIGVFMLAGTSGVGKTETALALAEAMYGGEQNVITINMSEFQEAHTVSTLKGAPPGYIGYGEGGVLTEAVRRKPYSVVLLDEVEKAHPDVHEIFFQVFDKGVMEDGEGRVIDFKNTLILLTTNAGTELIAQVCKDPQNVPEPEAIAKALRQPLLEIFPPALLGRLVTIPYYPLSDEMLKAITRLQLNRIKKRVENTHKVAFDYDDAVIDLIVSRCTETESGGRMIDTILTNSLLPDMSREFLTRMLEGKALAGVRISARDNELHYDFSDAA from the coding sequence ATGGGTGAAATCAGTCGCGCCGCGTTATTCGGCAAACTCAACAGCGTGGCCTACAAAGCCATCGAAGCCGCCACCGTGTTCTGCAAGTTGCGCGGTAACCCTTATGTGGAGCTGGCCCACTGGTTTCATCAGTTGCTGCAATTGCAGGACTCGGACCTGCACCGCATCATCCGTCAGTTCAATATCGAGCCGGCACGCCTGGCCCGGGACCTGACCGAAGCCCTGGACCGTTTACCACGGGGCTCGACGTCCATCACTGACTTGTCCTCCCATGTGGAAGAAGCCGTGGAGCGCGGCTGGGTCTACGGCAGCCTGATGTTCGGCGAAAGCCAGGTGCGTACCGGTTACCTGGTGCTGGGCATCCTCAAGACGCCGAGCCTGCGCCATGGGCTACTGGGGCTGTCGGCGGAATTTGACAAGATCAAGGTCGAGGCCCTGAGCGAGCGCTTTGACGAATACGTCGGTGACTCGCCGGAAAATGCGCTCAGCGCCAGCGATGGTTTCAACGCAGGCAGCGTGCCCGGTGAAGCCAGCGGCGCCATGGCTCCCAGCGCCATGGGCAAGCAGGAAGCACTCAAGCGCTTTACCGTCGACCTCACCGAGCAGGCCCGCAGCGGCAAGCTTGATCCGATTGTCGGGCGTGACGAAGAAATCCGCCAACTGGTGGACATCCTCATGCGCCGTCGGCAGAACAACCCGATTCTGACCGGTGAAGCCGGCGTCGGTAAAACCGCCGTGGTCGAAGGCTTTGCCCTGCGCATCGTCGCCGGTGACGTACCTCCGGCGCTCAAGGACGTGGAACTGCGCAGCCTCGACGTCGGCCTGTTGCAGGCCGGTGCGAGCATGAAAGGTGAATTCGAACAGCGCCTGCGCCAGGTCATCGAAGACGTCCAGGCCTCGCCAAAACCGATCATCCTGTTTATCGACGAAGCCCACACGCTGGTCGGTGCCGGTGGTGCCGCCGGCACCGGGGATGCGGCCAATCTGCTCAAACCGGCGCTGGCCCGGGGCACGTTGCGCACCGTGGCCGCCACCACTTGGGCCGAGTACAAGAAGCACATCGAAAAAGACCCGGCCCTGACTCGCCGCTTCCAGGTGGTGCAAGTCGCCGAGCCGTCCGAAGACAAGGCGCTGCTGATGATGCGCGGCGTGGCCTCGACCATGGAGAAACACCATCAGGTGCAGATCCTCGACGAAGCCCTGGAAGCCTCGGTCAAGCTCTCCCATCGCTACATCCCGGCGCGCCAGTTGCCGGACAAATCCGTGAGCCTGCTGGACACCGCCTGCGCCCGGGTCGCCATCAGCCTGCACGCCGTGCCGGCCGAAGTGGATGACAGCCGTCGCCGCATCGAGGCGCTGGAAACCGAACTGCAAATCATCGCCCGCGAGCATGCCATCGGCATCGTCATCGGCGCCCGCCAAACCCAAAGCGAAAACCTGCTGAGTGCCGAACGCGAACGCCTCGCCGAGCTGGAAAGTCGCTGGGCCGAAGAGAAAACCCTGGTGGACGAACTGCTCGCCACCCGCGCCACCCTGCGCGAGCGCGTCGGTGTGGTGGACAGCGAGGACGGCAGCGAGACCAGCCACGCCTTGCGCGAAAAACTGGTGGACCTGCAACAGCGCCTCAGCACCCTGCAAGGCGAAACCCCGCTGATTCTGCCGACGGTCGATTACCAGGCCGTGGCCTCGGTGGTCGCCGACTGGACGGGTATTCCGGTGGGCCGCATGGCCCGCAACGAACTGGAAACTGTGCTCAACCTCGACCTGCACCTGAAGAAACGCATCATCGGCCAGGACCACGCCTTGCAGATGATCGCCAAACGCATCCAGACCTCCCGCGCCGGCCTCGACAACCCGAGCAAACCGATTGGCGTGTTCATGCTCGCCGGCACCTCCGGTGTGGGCAAGACCGAAACCGCCCTGGCGCTGGCCGAAGCCATGTACGGCGGCGAGCAGAACGTCATCACCATCAACATGAGCGAATTCCAGGAAGCTCACACCGTGTCCACCCTAAAGGGCGCGCCACCGGGCTATATCGGCTATGGCGAAGGCGGCGTGCTGACCGAAGCCGTGCGGCGCAAACCCTACAGCGTGGTGCTGCTGGATGAGGTGGAAAAAGCCCACCCGGACGTGCACGAGATCTTCTTCCAGGTCTTCGATAAAGGCGTGATGGAGGACGGCGAAGGACGGGTGATCGACTTCAAGAACACCTTGATCCTGCTGACCACCAACGCTGGCACCGAGTTGATTGCCCAGGTCTGCAAAGACCCGCAAAACGTGCCCGAACCCGAAGCGATCGCCAAGGCCCTGCGCCAGCCGCTGCTGGAGATTTTCCCGCCGGCATTGCTGGGCCGCCTGGTGACCATTCCGTACTACCCGCTCAGCGACGAGATGCTCAAGGCCATTACCCGCCTGCAACTCAACCGCATCAAAAAGCGCGTGGAGAACACCCATAAAGTGGCCTTCGACTACGACGACGCGGTGATCGACCTGATCGTCTCCCGCTGCACCGAAACCGAAAGCGGCGGGCGGATGATCGACACCATCCTGACCAACAGCCTGTTGCCGGACATGAGCCGCGAGTTCCTCACCCGCATGCTCGAAGGCAAAGCGCTGGCAGGCGTGCGGATCAGCGCCCGGGATAACGAACTGCACTACGACTTCAGCGACGCCGCATAG
- a CDS encoding RHS repeat-associated core domain-containing protein — protein sequence MSDALWAARLGDALNHTSMMADILGGVLEVAANIAITALATAAVVAATGITVVTGGLGCFVLGLVVGTIVGLAMSKTGADKGLSNLCESFSNALFPPTVQANILTGSTNTLTNNIPAARAAGAIPSHVAPAGTELEAPEPEAEPSYLDMAESFFSQMWRPTVATPAPGAVPKPLDLLVCMKHPPMPPQFMAEGSDKVTINGQPAVRSGDRSTCDAKVVSSGLISSNVTIGGGSVVVREIRSGKTPGVGLAVTALLMLKGGKGKFFSKLPCMLIGGATSMAVSSAMGAMANAAMGSSNPVHAATGAKVLGGDEELDFVLPGVLPIDWQRFYNSRDERRDGLFGAGWSVSYEVCVEILPHPEGGETLVYTDEQGRRIDMGSIPLGGAVFSAGEGLSVRRHVNGQLLIESDSGLYRLFDATPGNSSALRLSQLGDRNDNRVHLDYDDAGRLVKLRDTFDLVQVELIYLQTRVSQVERVYPDQRREVLVSYGYDPSGNLTEVRDTAGQVQRRFVYDSERRMTEHQLPTGLRCFYQWACIEEKEWRVVGHWTDEGDAYQFDYDLVAGVTRITDGLQRVSTRRWNTQHQITEYTDNLGQTWLFEWNDERQLLNATDPQGGRYEYSYDDAGNLIGETDPLGRSDSTLWLEHWALPLVETDAAGNSWQYRYDQRGNCIAETDPLGHVTRYRYDAHGQVVEIIDATGKSKKLRWNPFGQLVEHIDCSGYPTRYGYDNRGYLQVITDPLGERTTFTYDTVGRLLSRQLPDGRFEHYQRNASGQLTEHTDPSGHTTHYQYNLRGRIRQRTDAHGRQVQFSYDSYGRLQALTNENGENYRFTWDASDRLTEQQDLDGSAHRYDYDVLNSITRVVSLPTQYGDGLAVVSETPEKPIVHRLERDAVGRLVAKITDDGRTDYTYDPLDQLIAITFRDTQGREQKLGFVYDALGQPLEEQSLGGSLKHRYDELGNLIQTQLPDGRWINRLYYGSGHLHQINLDGQVISDFERDRLHREVFRTQGQINTRTEYDRGGRLRSYVRRPNSQPRQLPGATQTHFDYDPSDNLIARLGQKAGTAHRQFLHYDATDRIIASQDNIQGQHEIYAYDAAANLLDGPQPGAGLVVHNKLLTYQDKRYRYDSFGRLIEKRSGSRGVQRFRYDAESRVIEVRNQSAAGETIVKMAYDPLGRRIEKTVQDKNGYPLGTTRFVWDGLQLFQEHRNNQTSLYLYEDGSYEALARVDGMGPLQKIRYYHNDPNGLPQELTEHDGHCIWQANYRVWGNTAKETREPYYIEEQNLRFQGQYLDRETGLHYNTFRFYDPDIGRFITPDPIGLAGGLNLYQYGPNPMGWSDAWGLAGSPTTATHITYLGVDKATGKAYVGYASMQGKQVGSDVLNYRYGSSFDRFGGQAPQVLHTAYGQDGKDVTRGLEQRVYEGLGGKDGTANAQNPVGQGNARRKEYLAAADKHLAKTPAGKALDKRIKAANKARVKAAAKGVSKGRGGRCS from the coding sequence ATGTCTGACGCGCTCTGGGCCGCCCGGCTGGGTGATGCACTCAACCATACCTCGATGATGGCCGACATCCTCGGCGGTGTGCTCGAGGTGGCAGCCAACATCGCGATTACCGCGCTGGCCACCGCCGCCGTGGTGGCAGCCACAGGCATCACGGTCGTCACCGGGGGGTTGGGCTGCTTCGTGCTCGGCTTGGTGGTGGGCACGATCGTGGGCCTCGCCATGAGCAAGACCGGGGCCGACAAGGGCTTGAGTAACCTGTGCGAGAGTTTCAGCAACGCGCTGTTTCCGCCCACGGTGCAGGCGAACATTCTCACCGGCTCCACCAACACCCTCACCAATAACATCCCTGCTGCCAGGGCCGCCGGGGCGATCCCGTCCCATGTCGCGCCGGCCGGTACCGAGCTGGAAGCACCCGAGCCGGAAGCCGAGCCCAGTTACCTCGACATGGCCGAAAGCTTCTTCTCCCAGATGTGGCGCCCCACCGTCGCCACCCCCGCGCCCGGCGCCGTGCCCAAGCCGCTGGACCTGCTCGTCTGCATGAAGCATCCGCCGATGCCGCCGCAGTTCATGGCCGAGGGCTCGGACAAGGTCACCATCAACGGCCAGCCCGCCGTGCGCAGCGGCGACCGCAGCACCTGCGATGCCAAGGTCGTATCGTCGGGGCTGATTTCCTCCAACGTGACCATTGGCGGCGGTTCGGTGGTGGTGCGCGAGATCCGCAGCGGCAAGACCCCGGGCGTGGGGCTGGCGGTCACCGCGCTGCTGATGCTCAAGGGCGGCAAGGGGAAGTTCTTCAGCAAATTGCCGTGCATGCTGATCGGCGGCGCGACGTCGATGGCCGTCAGCAGCGCGATGGGCGCCATGGCCAACGCCGCCATGGGCTCGTCGAACCCGGTGCATGCCGCGACCGGGGCCAAGGTGCTGGGGGGTGATGAAGAGCTGGATTTCGTGCTGCCGGGCGTCTTGCCGATCGATTGGCAGCGCTTCTACAACAGCCGTGACGAACGCCGCGACGGGTTGTTCGGGGCGGGTTGGAGTGTGTCCTATGAGGTATGCGTGGAAATCCTGCCTCACCCGGAGGGCGGCGAAACGCTGGTGTATACCGATGAACAGGGCCGGCGCATCGACATGGGCTCGATCCCCCTGGGCGGCGCGGTGTTCAGTGCGGGTGAGGGGCTTAGTGTTCGACGCCACGTTAACGGGCAGTTGTTGATTGAAAGCGATAGCGGACTGTATCGACTGTTCGATGCAACACCTGGGAACTCATCGGCATTGCGTCTTAGCCAGCTGGGTGATCGCAATGACAACCGGGTTCACCTCGACTATGACGACGCCGGACGCCTTGTAAAACTGCGCGACACCTTTGACTTGGTTCAGGTGGAATTGATCTACCTTCAGACACGAGTCAGTCAGGTGGAGCGGGTCTACCCGGACCAGCGCCGTGAAGTGTTGGTGAGTTATGGCTACGATCCGTCAGGCAACCTGACAGAAGTTCGCGATACCGCAGGCCAGGTACAGCGCCGCTTCGTTTACGACAGCGAGCGGCGGATGACTGAGCATCAGTTGCCCACAGGCCTTCGCTGTTTTTATCAGTGGGCTTGCATCGAGGAAAAGGAATGGCGCGTGGTCGGGCACTGGACCGATGAGGGCGACGCTTACCAGTTCGACTATGACCTCGTCGCCGGTGTCACGCGCATCACCGATGGTCTGCAACGCGTCAGCACACGGCGCTGGAACACCCAGCACCAGATCACCGAATACACCGACAACCTCGGCCAGACCTGGCTGTTCGAGTGGAACGACGAACGCCAATTGCTCAACGCCACCGACCCGCAGGGCGGGCGCTACGAATACAGCTACGACGACGCCGGCAACCTGATCGGCGAAACCGACCCGCTGGGCCGCAGCGACTCGACCTTATGGCTCGAGCACTGGGCCTTGCCGCTGGTGGAAACCGATGCCGCCGGCAACAGCTGGCAATATCGCTACGATCAACGCGGCAACTGCATCGCCGAAACCGATCCACTGGGCCATGTCACCCGCTACCGCTACGACGCCCACGGCCAGGTCGTCGAGATCATCGACGCCACCGGCAAAAGCAAAAAGCTGCGCTGGAACCCGTTCGGCCAACTGGTCGAACACATCGATTGCTCGGGTTATCCGACGCGGTATGGCTATGACAATCGTGGCTACCTTCAGGTCATCACCGACCCACTCGGGGAGCGTACAACCTTCACATATGACACAGTGGGCCGGTTGCTCAGCCGCCAACTTCCCGATGGTCGCTTTGAACATTATCAACGTAACGCCAGTGGTCAATTGACGGAACATACCGACCCATCAGGTCATACCACTCATTACCAATACAACCTTCGGGGTCGAATTCGTCAACGTACGGATGCCCATGGCCGGCAGGTGCAATTCAGTTATGACAGTTACGGGCGGCTACAAGCTCTGACTAATGAAAACGGCGAAAATTATCGGTTTACCTGGGATGCCAGCGACCGTCTGACTGAACAACAGGATCTCGATGGAAGCGCCCATCGCTATGATTACGACGTTCTGAACAGCATTACCCGCGTAGTCTCGTTGCCTACGCAATATGGTGACGGGCTTGCTGTTGTCTCGGAAACGCCCGAAAAGCCTATCGTCCACCGCCTGGAGCGAGATGCGGTTGGGCGTCTGGTTGCCAAGATAACTGACGATGGCCGCACTGATTACACTTACGATCCGTTGGATCAACTGATCGCGATCACTTTCAGAGACACCCAGGGCCGCGAACAAAAACTCGGTTTTGTATATGACGCTCTGGGCCAGCCACTCGAAGAACAAAGTTTGGGCGGCAGTTTAAAACATCGCTACGATGAACTCGGTAATCTGATCCAGACCCAACTGCCCGACGGCCGCTGGATCAATCGGCTGTATTACGGCAGTGGTCATCTGCACCAGATCAACCTCGACGGCCAGGTCATCAGTGACTTCGAACGTGATCGCCTGCACCGTGAGGTATTTCGCACACAGGGCCAAATCAATACCAGAACTGAATATGATCGCGGCGGGCGCCTGCGTTCATACGTGCGGCGCCCGAATAGCCAGCCGCGACAATTACCTGGAGCGACACAAACACACTTCGACTATGACCCCAGCGACAACCTGATTGCGCGCCTCGGACAAAAAGCAGGCACTGCGCATCGACAGTTTTTGCATTACGACGCTACCGACCGAATCATCGCCAGCCAAGACAACATTCAAGGGCAGCATGAAATCTATGCCTATGATGCGGCGGCCAATTTATTGGACGGCCCGCAACCGGGGGCAGGTCTGGTAGTACATAACAAATTGTTGACCTATCAGGACAAACGCTACCGCTACGATAGTTTCGGTCGACTGATCGAAAAACGTAGTGGCAGCCGAGGGGTTCAGCGCTTCAGGTACGACGCCGAAAGCCGTGTGATCGAAGTTCGAAATCAGAGTGCGGCGGGTGAAACTATCGTCAAGATGGCGTATGACCCCTTGGGTCGGCGCATTGAAAAAACCGTACAAGACAAGAATGGTTATCCGCTTGGCACCACTCGTTTTGTGTGGGACGGCTTGCAACTGTTTCAGGAGCACCGAAACAACCAGACTAGCCTGTACCTTTATGAAGACGGCAGCTACGAGGCGCTGGCGCGCGTTGACGGAATGGGCCCGCTGCAAAAAATCCGTTACTACCACAATGACCCCAATGGGTTGCCGCAGGAGCTCACGGAACACGATGGGCACTGCATCTGGCAGGCCAATTATCGAGTCTGGGGTAATACCGCCAAGGAGACTCGTGAGCCGTACTATATAGAAGAGCAGAACCTGCGGTTTCAGGGGCAGTACCTGGACCGGGAAACCGGACTGCACTACAACACGTTCAGGTTTTACGACCCTGACATTGGTCGGTTCATTACGCCTGATCCAATAGGGCTCGCCGGCGGTCTGAACCTCTATCAGTATGGCCCCAACCCGATGGGTTGGAGTGATGCATGGGGGCTGGCGGGCAGTCCAACTACGGCAACCCATATCACCTATCTGGGCGTCGACAAAGCAACCGGTAAAGCCTATGTCGGCTATGCCAGCATGCAAGGTAAACAGGTGGGTTCAGACGTGCTGAACTATCGCTATGGATCGAGTTTTGATCGCTTTGGTGGTCAAGCTCCTCAGGTCCTGCATACAGCATACGGCCAGGACGGAAAGGACGTTACCCGTGGGCTGGAGCAACGCGTTTATGAAGGGTTAGGCGGAAAAGACGGCACCGCCAACGCGCAGAATCCGGTGGGCCAAGGTAATGCGCGAAGAAAAGAATATCTTGCTGCTGCTGATAAACATCTGGCCAAAACACCGGCAGGCAAAGCCTTGGATAAACGTATAAAAGCCGCCAACAAAGCCAGAGTCAAAGCCGCCGCTAAAGGGGTCAGCAAAGGCAGAGGAGGCCGT
- the tssG gene encoding type VI secretion system baseplate subunit TssG: protein MESQARTPSDPVSTLDAMHQEPWEYDFFQALRRIECESPELPRLGHSLRLADDPLRLGQQADCTFAPATLASVQPGVDGAPARLEQFFFGLGGPNGPLPLHLTEYVRERQRNNADSTSKRFLDVFHHRLLSLFYRAWAEARPTVSHDRPDDDYWSARLAALSGRGMPSLLKQGLIPDTAKLHYSGHLSAQTRYPDGLKAILSEYFGLPVEIEEYVGQWLQLPERSRVGVSAHQLGVDFCLGRYVWDRQHKFRIRLGPLKLDDYMGMLPGSQPFNELVAWVAEYLGHELDWDLNLILKQPDVPALQLNRQFRLGFNTWLGQPEKDAKDLILARHYAEQANTSQISRSHEHG, encoded by the coding sequence ATGGAAAGCCAAGCCCGGACGCCGTCCGACCCTGTGAGTACTCTGGATGCGATGCACCAGGAGCCCTGGGAATACGACTTCTTCCAGGCGTTGCGGCGCATCGAGTGCGAATCACCTGAACTGCCGCGCCTGGGCCATTCGTTGCGCCTGGCCGATGATCCACTGCGCCTTGGGCAACAGGCCGATTGCACCTTCGCCCCGGCGACCCTGGCTTCGGTACAGCCGGGCGTCGACGGTGCGCCGGCGCGCCTGGAGCAGTTCTTTTTCGGCCTCGGCGGCCCCAACGGCCCATTGCCGCTGCACCTCACCGAATATGTGCGCGAACGCCAGCGCAACAACGCCGACAGCACCAGTAAACGCTTCCTGGATGTGTTCCATCACCGCCTGCTGAGCCTGTTTTACCGGGCCTGGGCCGAAGCGCGGCCGACGGTCAGCCATGATCGCCCGGACGATGACTACTGGTCGGCACGCCTGGCAGCACTGAGCGGCCGGGGCATGCCGAGCCTGCTCAAACAAGGGCTGATCCCCGACACGGCGAAGTTGCATTACAGCGGTCATCTGTCGGCACAAACCCGCTACCCGGACGGTTTGAAGGCCATTCTCAGCGAGTACTTCGGCCTGCCGGTGGAGATCGAAGAGTACGTCGGCCAATGGCTGCAGCTGCCGGAACGCAGCCGCGTGGGCGTCAGCGCCCATCAATTGGGCGTGGATTTTTGCCTGGGCCGTTACGTCTGGGATCGCCAGCACAAATTCCGCATTCGCCTGGGGCCACTCAAGCTGGATGACTACATGGGCATGCTGCCCGGTAGCCAACCCTTCAATGAGCTGGTGGCCTGGGTGGCCGAATACCTGGGCCATGAACTGGACTGGGATCTGAACCTGATTCTGAAACAGCCCGACGTACCGGCGTTGCAACTCAATCGCCAGTTCCGCCTGGGTTTCAATACCTGGCTGGGCCAACCCGAAAAAGATGCCAAGGATTTAATACTGGCCCGGCACTACGCCGAGCAGGCCAACACCTCACAGATCTCAAGGAGCCATGAGCATGGGTGA
- a CDS encoding type VI secretion system Vgr family protein, with amino-acid sequence MLFKQLSRLAKITSPLGPDVLLLKDMGGGEELGRLFNYELQLHSLDNAIDLNQLLGKPMCLSLQLDGGGERYFHGIVARCSQNVDQGQFASYQATLRPWLWLLTRTSDCRIFQNLTIPQIIKQVFRDLGFSDFEDALSRPYREWEYCVQYRETSFDFVSRLMEQEGIYYFFRHEQGRHVLVLADAYGAHTSVPGYASVPYYPKNEQQRERDHIHDWHLAQEVQPGSLELNDYDFQRPSARIDVRSAMPRPHTAGDYPLYDYPGTYVQSADGEHYARTRIEALQTLHEQVEFAGNARGLGSGHLFSLTGFTRQDQNREYLIASARYYISQESGETGGIAASAQFESSLTCIDAQQSYRPLPNTHRPIVKGPQTALVVGPKGEEIWTDQFGRVKVHFYWDRHDQSNENSSCWIRVSQSWAGKNWGSMQIPRIGQEVIVSFLEGDPDRPIITGRVYNAEQTVPYDLPENATQSGMKSRSSKGGTPANFNEIRMEDKKGAEQLYIHAERNQDIVVEVDESHSVGHDRNKSIGHNETVTIGNNRLRIVKQEDILSVGQRKTDSISQSYVIEVGENLRLVCGESILELNASGQINLTGVQISFYASGDAEINTGGVLHLNNGGGAGATPDGQGVKASIDANINAAFPKPKG; translated from the coding sequence ATGCTATTCAAGCAACTCTCACGCCTGGCAAAAATCACCAGTCCCCTGGGGCCGGATGTGCTGTTGCTCAAGGACATGGGCGGCGGCGAAGAGCTGGGGCGGCTGTTCAACTATGAGCTGCAACTGCACTCGCTGGACAACGCCATCGACCTCAACCAGTTGTTGGGCAAACCCATGTGCCTGAGCCTGCAACTGGATGGCGGTGGCGAGCGCTATTTCCATGGCATCGTTGCCCGTTGCAGCCAGAACGTCGACCAGGGCCAGTTCGCCAGTTACCAGGCCACGCTGCGGCCCTGGCTATGGCTGCTGACCCGCACATCCGATTGCCGGATTTTCCAGAACCTGACCATCCCGCAGATCATCAAACAGGTTTTTCGCGACCTGGGTTTTTCCGATTTCGAAGATGCCCTGAGCCGGCCCTATCGTGAGTGGGAATACTGCGTGCAGTATCGCGAAACCAGCTTCGATTTCGTCAGCCGCCTGATGGAGCAGGAAGGGATCTACTACTTCTTCCGCCATGAACAGGGTCGTCACGTGCTGGTGCTGGCCGATGCCTACGGCGCCCACACCAGCGTGCCCGGCTACGCTTCGGTGCCCTACTACCCCAAAAATGAACAACAGCGCGAACGCGATCACATCCACGATTGGCACCTGGCCCAGGAAGTCCAGCCGGGTTCGCTGGAACTCAACGACTATGACTTCCAGCGCCCCAGCGCGCGAATTGACGTGCGCTCGGCCATGCCTCGTCCGCACACCGCCGGCGACTATCCGCTGTATGACTATCCCGGCACCTATGTGCAAAGCGCAGACGGCGAACATTACGCCCGCACCCGCATCGAAGCCTTGCAGACGTTGCACGAACAGGTCGAGTTCGCCGGCAACGCCCGGGGCCTGGGATCGGGTCATTTGTTCAGCCTCACGGGCTTCACCCGCCAGGACCAGAACCGCGAATACCTGATCGCCAGCGCCCGCTACTACATCTCTCAGGAAAGCGGGGAAACCGGTGGCATCGCCGCTTCGGCGCAGTTCGAAAGCAGCCTGACCTGCATCGACGCACAACAAAGCTACCGCCCCCTGCCCAACACCCACCGGCCTATCGTCAAAGGCCCGCAGACTGCACTGGTGGTCGGCCCCAAGGGCGAGGAAATCTGGACCGACCAGTTCGGCCGGGTGAAGGTGCATTTCTATTGGGACCGTCACGACCAGTCCAACGAAAACAGTTCGTGCTGGATTCGCGTGTCGCAATCCTGGGCCGGAAAAAACTGGGGCTCGATGCAGATCCCGCGGATCGGCCAGGAAGTGATCGTCAGTTTCCTCGAAGGCGACCCGGACCGGCCGATCATCACCGGCCGTGTCTACAACGCGGAACAAACTGTGCCCTACGACTTGCCGGAAAACGCCACCCAGAGCGGCATGAAAAGCCGTTCGAGCAAGGGCGGCACACCGGCGAACTTCAACGAAATCCGCATGGAAGACAAAAAAGGCGCCGAGCAGTTGTACATCCATGCCGAGCGCAATCAGGACATCGTGGTGGAAGTGGATGAAAGCCACTCGGTGGGCCACGACCGCAACAAAAGCATCGGACATAACGAGACGGTGACCATCGGCAACAATCGGCTGCGCATCGTCAAGCAGGAAGACATTCTGTCGGTGGGCCAGCGCAAGACCGACAGCATCAGCCAGAGCTACGTCATCGAAGTGGGTGAGAACCTGCGGCTGGTCTGTGGTGAAAGCATCCTGGAGCTCAATGCCAGCGGCCAGATCAACCTGACCGGCGTGCAAATCAGCTTCTATGCCAGCGGTGATGCCGAGATCAACACCGGCGGCGTGCTGCACCTGAACAATGGCGGCGGCGCTGGCGCCACGCCTGATGGCCAGGGCGTCAAGGCCAGCATCGACGCCAACATCAATGCCGCGTTTCCTAAGCCCAAGGGCTAA